In Magnolia sinica isolate HGM2019 chromosome 16, MsV1, whole genome shotgun sequence, the genomic window CCTTCGGCAGCAGTAGGGCACCATGGCGGCCGCAGTTGAGGTATTGAATCAAAGACCTCATGTATCAACTTCATGCCCATTGGCAGGAAAGGAGATTAATGTATTTAAGAGGTTTCAGAAGATGCGACCCCCAATCTTCTCTGGGGCAACTGATCCCATCGTAGCTGAACACTGGTTGAAGCATATATTGAAGCTAATGGGGCCGTTGGGATGTTTGGATGCTCAGAAGGTGACCCTTGCCACCTTCGCGCTAGAAGGAGAAGCAGATGAATGGTGGGATTTGACATGCAGGCCCACTCCAACAGGCTACTTGTGGATGTGGAAGGGATTCCAGACCAAGTTCAATGAGAAGTATTTCCTAGAGTCGTTCTGCGATGAGAAAGTTTTGCAATTCTTCAAGCTCAAATAAGGAAATATGATAATCTCACAGTATGAAGCACGCTTCGCCGAACTTTCTCGATACGTGCTTACCATAGTCAATGAGGAGAAGGTCAAATTAAGGAAATTCAGGGATAATTTGTGCATAGGAATAAGGTCAAAACTATGCTGCTTTGATTTTTCCCGGTATACTCAAGTGGTAGATAAGTCCACTCTGGTAGAGAAGAATACTGATCAGATGATGAAAGCATGAACTCTACTCAGAGACTCGAGTAGTCGAGTCAGCCCATTGCCCCCGAAACCCCCCTATGGCAGAGAAGCGAGCCAAGGTTTCTCCTCATCCGTTTATGCATTGCGATTATTGTGGGAAGTTAGGACATACAGCCAATTTTATTTCAAAAGGGCATGAGACGAGGGCAGCAAGCCTAGGCCACCAATGACTCAATCTCATCACCTCATTCAGTGATTAGGCCACCAGTCAACAATGATCACAGTTCAAGAAGCCAACAGCTCTGCCATAGAACAGAACTCTAGCTGGTCGCATGTTCGTTTTATCTGTTAAGGATCGAAATGAGGACACTCCATGAGTTGTCCAATGTACTGCTTACATTAAGAATACCCCAGTATATGTTCTATTCAATTCAGGTTCTATCATATCTCTTATTAATTCATCCATAGAAAAAGAACTGAACTTAAAGTCAAGCTGTCTAGAAAGACCTTTGGTCATAGCATCTCCAATGGGAGGATTCGTAGAAACTGTAAAATTTTGTCCCACATGCTTGGTCATATTGGAAGGCAGGGATACATGTATAAACTTGGTGGTCATGAATATTAAGAAGTTCGATATCATTATTAGTATCGACTAGTTTATCCGAGCTCACTCAATATTGGACTGCCATGCCTAGACAGTTACAGTAACATTACCCGGGCGATCACCCTTTATAATACAAGGGAGGTGTCAATTCGAGACCTACGAAGGTTTACGAGCCCTGGAAGAGGCAGAATCGGCGAAGATTGCGATCAACCAAATACCAGTGGCTGGTGAATTCCCATAAGTATTTTAGGAAATACTGGGATTACCGCCAAGGAGAGAGGTAGATTTTACCATTGACCTCCTACCTGGTACCACCCCAATATCTATGCTCAGTATAGGGACTAAATCTTTAGTTTTTGAGTCTAGATATGTAATAATTTATAATGGGAACCTAAGTTTAATTTCTATGTTCAAACAACCAAACTTGAAATTTCCTAAGGGGACCTAAATTTGGGTCTCTATATTCTTAAAATTTCCCTAAGTCTAAGGGAGATTTACTTAATTTTCACTTTCTAATTCCAACATTCTAAACTTGAGATATTGAAAGTTTGCATAAACTCTTTCCCAAAGGTAAGGTttgtctaaactctctctctgataccaacttgtaacaccctggttctcataaCCCGAGGACGATCACTCGAGTACGAGAACCCGAGGGTTACATTATGAAGTGATCTCACATTCATTTAACTAACAACAATTCTCATATCATTACGAAAGGTAACTACTGTATAAACTAACATAAGTGAAATTAAAAGAGTTTAACATACGTAAATGTAGGATAATATATAAAAGTGAAATCCCTCAGTAGGGGATTTTAATTACAATCCTCAAAATGTAAGCAAGATATAAAGTCTGAAATACAAAAGCAAGTAAATCCTAAGATATCAATTAAGCTCCAATGACTCAACTATGTCAGCATATAGGTCCTTCTCGCCGAACTCCTCCTCAGCCATCCATGGAGTCCCATCATAGGGGTCTCCATCTACCATCATACCTGCGTCTATTGGGTGCAGCCACATGATTGGGTGAATGTATAATCAAGTCACAAATCTAGGGATGCAGATCCAACTATCAAAAGAAAAGGTCACCCACGGTAGACAGACTACTTGGAAAAGTCCATATaggtgagtgcgcccaaggatatctTACCTCTTGGAAAAATACTCAGGATACACCTAAGGAGGTTCTAAATccagaaaagcctcatgtaaagggtGGCCCATAGTGGTGCAAATGCACATATCTTGATAGTCAAACTTAGCTAATAGAACCTTTAGCAAACCAATGGGATGTGACTTACAATGAACTCTCGGTAAAGCCCACATCTCATGTgtggatgttatgcaccatgaCATCTATGTATATTTCTTTGGTTGGACAAGAATGCTTTTCAAATTGTAGATGTGATTAGGTCATAAGATTCTTAAGAAGAGATTAAGCATCCATCCATGAGTTTAATATTGACTTCTATAATTTCTTTAAACTCAAAGGAGGGCTCACCAAGTGTCATGTAAATTCCCAATTGGGATCATATCATTTGAATTATTTAAGAGCCCTTCTTCATTTCTTAAAAAGGTGTCCCATGTACATTCTTTATACGACTCACAATGTATAATGAAACAAGAGTTGTAAGGCTCAAGTCATATCATTAGAAATATATCCATAATGTAGAGATAACAAGAAAAATTTTAGTCCCATGGTTAATCAATAATAATTATGATAGATGGGATGCCAAACATCACTTTGTGTACTACTTAGAATCAAATTCTTATTCTCCATATTCTAAGATCT contains:
- the LOC131228813 gene encoding uncharacterized protein LOC131228813; its protein translation is MAAAVEVLNQRPHVSTSCPLAGKEINVFKRFQKMRPPIFSGATDPIVAEHWLKHILKLMGPLGCLDAQKVTLATFALEGEADEWWDLTCRPTPTGYLWMWKGFQTKFNEKYFLESFCDEKVLQFFKLK